A stretch of Henckelia pumila isolate YLH828 chromosome 4, ASM3356847v2, whole genome shotgun sequence DNA encodes these proteins:
- the LOC140866763 gene encoding lysine histidine transporter-like 8 isoform X2, which yields MFGNRSSASSTPHCLCVTRMVWGHSLSVFCILLATLHHMASSESSRISFWNSLQQISPPLHCCLRLVSRQKLGKLAAIFPTMYLSTGTCVLYIISGGNIMDQLHHALCGNDRECEAKTLELSEWFLVFICIATFTALFFTNLNKLYRVSLVGSVTAVAYCSLLWVLSVGKGELADVSGVSSSPDAGARIRNVLNGIGIIALAFRGHNLVLEIQGTLPTSSTKPMWRGVAGSYLLIAMCMYPLAIVGHWAYGSKVMVNGGILGAFTKFHQNHTSKYLIGAIYFIILTNYLCAFQIYAMPVFDNFERIYTSKRNQPCPRWLRSAIKVSFGGLTYFVAMAFPFLPSLGALIGSIALPLTLVYPCFMWVAIKKPRPLSKMWCLNVSLGSLGILLSLILFSAALWSLIVNGLDANFFKPRR from the exons ATGTTCGGGAATAGGAGTTCAGCCTCGTCTACTCCCCATTGCCTTTGCGTCACTCGGATG GTTTGGGGGCATTCTTTGTCTGTCTTTTGTATTCTGCTGGCAACTCTACACCATATGGCTTCTTCTGAATCTTCACGAATCAGCTTCTGGAATTCGTTACAGCAGATTTCTCCACCTCTCCATTGTTGCCTTCGGTTAGTATcac GCCAAAAATTGGGAAAGCTGGCAGCCATCTTCCCCACAATGTACCTCTCTACTGGCACATGTGTGTTGTACATAATCAGTGGTGGCAACATCATGGATCAGCTTCACCACGCTCTCTGCGGAAACGACCGCGAATGCGAGGCGAAAACGTTGGAACTTTCCGAATGGTTTCTAGTTTTCATATGTATAGCAACCTTCACTGCTCTCTTCTTCACTAATCTCAACAAACTATACCGTGTTTCCCTCGTCGGCTCTGTCACCGCAGTTGCGTATTGCAGCCTGCTTTGGGTTCTGTCCGTCGGTAAGGGCGAACTGGCCGACGTCTCAGGCGTTTCGTCTTCGCCTGATGCTGGTGCTAGAATTCGGAACGTGTTGAATGGTATTGGAATCATTGCTCTTGCTTTTCGAGGGCATAATCTCGTGCTCGAGATACAGGGAACTCTGCCTACGAGTTCGACAAAGCCGATGTGGAGAGGAGTGGCTGGTTCATATCTACTGATTGCTATGTGTATGTATCCGCTAGCAATTGTTGGGCATTGGGCTTATGGAAGCAAG GTGATGGTGAACGGAGGAATTCTTGGTGCCTTTACGAAGTTTCACCAGAACCATACATCAAAGTACCTAATCGGAGCCATATATTTCATAATACTAACCAACTACTTGTGTGCCTTCCAAATCTACGCCATGCCCGTGTTCGACAACTTCGAACGTATCTACACGAGCAAGAGAAACCAGCCATGCCCGAGATGGCTTCGTTCTGCCATCAAGGTCTCGTTCGGAGGATTAACATATTTCGTCGCTATGGCTTTCCCGTTTCTACCAAGTTTAGGAGCCTTGATAGGCTCGATCGCGCTCCCTCTAACGCTGGTGTATCCCTGTTTCATGTGGGTTGCCATCAAGAAGCCGCGCCCACTTAGTAAAATGTGGTGCCTAAACGTTAGCCTTGGTTCACTGGGTATACTGTTGAGCTTGATATTATTCAGCGCAGCTCTTTGGTCTTTGATAGTTAATGGGTTGGATGCCAACTTCTTCAAGCCTCGACGATGA
- the LOC140866763 gene encoding lysine histidine transporter-like 8 isoform X1 produces MMGEMAVGGGSARITPVTEDTGEGANRKESKPQQDFVITVSETKPPQPLNIAQDSWLPITESRKGNTLTVAFHLICSGIGVQPRLLPIAFASLGWFGGILCLSFVFCWQLYTIWLLLNLHESASGIRYSRFLHLSIVAFGQKLGKLAAIFPTMYLSTGTCVLYIISGGNIMDQLHHALCGNDRECEAKTLELSEWFLVFICIATFTALFFTNLNKLYRVSLVGSVTAVAYCSLLWVLSVGKGELADVSGVSSSPDAGARIRNVLNGIGIIALAFRGHNLVLEIQGTLPTSSTKPMWRGVAGSYLLIAMCMYPLAIVGHWAYGSKVMVNGGILGAFTKFHQNHTSKYLIGAIYFIILTNYLCAFQIYAMPVFDNFERIYTSKRNQPCPRWLRSAIKVSFGGLTYFVAMAFPFLPSLGALIGSIALPLTLVYPCFMWVAIKKPRPLSKMWCLNVSLGSLGILLSLILFSAALWSLIVNGLDANFFKPRR; encoded by the exons ATGATGGGAGAAATGGCGGTGGGCGGCGGGTCAGCAAGAATTACGCCGGTGACAGAGGACACCGGCGAGGGAGCGAACAGAAAAGAAAGCAAACCCCAACAAGATTTTGTGATAACCGTCTCCGAAACGAAGCCGCCGCAGCCGCTGAATATTGCGCAAGACTCTTGGCTACCCATTACAGAGTCAAGGAAGGGCAACACTTTGACTGTTGCATTCCATTTGATATGTTCGGGAATAGGAGTTCAGCCTCGTCTACTCCCCATTGCCTTTGCGTCACTCGGATG GTTTGGGGGCATTCTTTGTCTGTCTTTTGTATTCTGCTGGCAACTCTACACCATATGGCTTCTTCTGAATCTTCACGAATCAGCTTCTGGAATTCGTTACAGCAGATTTCTCCACCTCTCCATTGTTGCCTTCG GCCAAAAATTGGGAAAGCTGGCAGCCATCTTCCCCACAATGTACCTCTCTACTGGCACATGTGTGTTGTACATAATCAGTGGTGGCAACATCATGGATCAGCTTCACCACGCTCTCTGCGGAAACGACCGCGAATGCGAGGCGAAAACGTTGGAACTTTCCGAATGGTTTCTAGTTTTCATATGTATAGCAACCTTCACTGCTCTCTTCTTCACTAATCTCAACAAACTATACCGTGTTTCCCTCGTCGGCTCTGTCACCGCAGTTGCGTATTGCAGCCTGCTTTGGGTTCTGTCCGTCGGTAAGGGCGAACTGGCCGACGTCTCAGGCGTTTCGTCTTCGCCTGATGCTGGTGCTAGAATTCGGAACGTGTTGAATGGTATTGGAATCATTGCTCTTGCTTTTCGAGGGCATAATCTCGTGCTCGAGATACAGGGAACTCTGCCTACGAGTTCGACAAAGCCGATGTGGAGAGGAGTGGCTGGTTCATATCTACTGATTGCTATGTGTATGTATCCGCTAGCAATTGTTGGGCATTGGGCTTATGGAAGCAAG GTGATGGTGAACGGAGGAATTCTTGGTGCCTTTACGAAGTTTCACCAGAACCATACATCAAAGTACCTAATCGGAGCCATATATTTCATAATACTAACCAACTACTTGTGTGCCTTCCAAATCTACGCCATGCCCGTGTTCGACAACTTCGAACGTATCTACACGAGCAAGAGAAACCAGCCATGCCCGAGATGGCTTCGTTCTGCCATCAAGGTCTCGTTCGGAGGATTAACATATTTCGTCGCTATGGCTTTCCCGTTTCTACCAAGTTTAGGAGCCTTGATAGGCTCGATCGCGCTCCCTCTAACGCTGGTGTATCCCTGTTTCATGTGGGTTGCCATCAAGAAGCCGCGCCCACTTAGTAAAATGTGGTGCCTAAACGTTAGCCTTGGTTCACTGGGTATACTGTTGAGCTTGATATTATTCAGCGCAGCTCTTTGGTCTTTGATAGTTAATGGGTTGGATGCCAACTTCTTCAAGCCTCGACGATGA